A window of the Cetobacterium sp. ZOR0034 genome harbors these coding sequences:
- a CDS encoding acyltransferase: MFLNFINYFRGFAILLIVIGHLFGTVKVFNYDDPYLNSIFTKSFFSLVSGGTSLFVFISGFLFHHVFYSRGFNFKKFLINKLKNVLCPYLVLMTPVVIFQLLNVPRYQKLYSSTGEFLKYLFLSLYSGTMLLSTWYIPFAFLLFLSSPIFIKFIEMKKFHKTIMFVLLIAGSIVHRPAHDFTVNVFQALIYFSPVYCLGIYISMKKDDFFEKFGDKSYVFGLITLGILAFQIYTGKFINSHKSILIYKGLDIVIYQKFFMCLFLVLFFNKFEKHFNKIFKSIFDILAEYSFPIFFLHNYIIQFIYPAIGFEKESGYIGLILLTILTLFLSIAFAYIIKKTFKKNSRYLIGG; the protein is encoded by the coding sequence ATGTTTTTAAATTTTATCAACTATTTTAGAGGATTTGCAATTTTACTTATCGTCATCGGACATCTCTTTGGAACTGTCAAAGTATTTAATTATGATGATCCATATTTAAATAGTATTTTTACAAAATCTTTTTTTTCACTTGTAAGTGGTGGAACATCTCTTTTTGTTTTTATTTCTGGATTTTTATTTCATCATGTTTTTTATTCAAGAGGTTTTAATTTTAAAAAGTTCTTGATTAATAAATTGAAAAATGTTCTTTGCCCATATTTAGTTCTTATGACACCTGTTGTGATTTTTCAACTCTTAAATGTTCCTAGATATCAAAAGTTATACTCTTCTACAGGCGAGTTTTTAAAATATCTATTTTTGAGTCTTTATTCTGGAACTATGCTCTTATCAACGTGGTATATTCCGTTTGCATTTTTATTATTTTTATCATCACCTATTTTCATAAAATTTATAGAGATGAAAAAATTTCATAAAACAATTATGTTCGTTTTACTTATTGCAGGAAGTATTGTACATAGACCTGCTCATGATTTCACAGTTAACGTTTTTCAAGCTCTAATATATTTTAGTCCTGTTTACTGTCTAGGTATATACATCTCTATGAAAAAAGATGATTTCTTCGAGAAATTTGGAGATAAAAGTTATGTTTTTGGCTTAATTACCCTTGGTATTTTAGCTTTTCAAATATATACAGGAAAATTTATTAACTCACATAAAAGTATTTTAATATATAAAGGATTAGATATTGTTATTTATCAAAAATTCTTTATGTGCTTATTTTTAGTATTATTTTTTAATAAGTTTGAGAAACATTTTAATAAAATATTTAAAAGTATCTTCGATATTCTTGCAGAATATAGTTTTCCTATTTTCTTTTTGCACAACTACATCATTCAATTTATTTATCCAGCCATTGGATTTGAAAAAGAATCTGGTTATATAGGATTAATACTTTTAACTATACTTACACTTTTCTTGTCTATTGCATTTGCATATATCATAAAGAAAACATTCAAGAAAAATAGCAGATATCTTATTGGAGGATAA